The window TGAGTATGTATGACTTTCCCTTATGCACATGGattatcttctatctaatctcctcagaagttGAAGCTatattgactggaaattaaatgaatgaaaggtggtctctgacttttgcacaagacCATACATattagatcattttacacaagtggCAGTAGATGTAATATGCTGATACTGGATTTAAACAGACTCCCTTGTTGCACAACTTTGCATATCTAAAAgataaagatatatatatatatatatatatatatatatatatatatatatatatatatatatatatatatacacaacatgTACTGGAATAAGAgccaaaaataatgtaaaatttaGATGTAAaacctatatagaacctattaATACAAAAAAGCAGACCAAACATAGTTCTCCTACTctcacagacaaacacatcCCTGTGCTTAGCCAGACACAATAAATGAAGATGATCTCTACAGAATTAAGGGTAGCAGTAAATGGTTTAATACTCACCCAGTCTCGTCTGCCCTCTTTGCTCAATGCTTTGCCAAGTACCTCCCCAATTtggcttttttccccctcctcccTTGTATCCAATATGCTCGCTTTTTGTGTGAaacaatgtgtttgtgttgttagGTCAGTAAaagggttttgtgtgtgtgtgtgtgtgtgtatggtggaGACGCGGTCATAGCCCCAGCCCTGACCTCCCCGTAATCCCTTCTAATCAGTAATCAGCCCAGTTGGATTTGGAAGAGTACCTTCTGCCACCTACACAAATCTCACTGATGGactgttgtgtatgtgtgtatgtgaaagagggagagtgagtaAGAGTAGTTTAGTAAGTGGACAGGAAATGCCTGGGTTTCTGAGCTTTCTGTTAGCATCCCCAATACAATATTAGAGCACAGTGTTTGTAACAATTCAGTTATATGATCTGGCTTTTTCAGCTCCACATAGTTTTGAACATTATTTTTCTCAGTGGTTGGCATTTTTGCCACAGACGTTTTTATTAATTCTGCTTTCTGCTGACTGTCTGAAGTTTATCTTAACCTTCTGTTAATGAATTCAGTTAAAAGGTTGAAAACAGCACTAGCTTATGGGAAGCGCTTATTCAGTTTTATTAGAGTCTAGCATGCAGCGCAGTCACATTGTGAGATGCATGaattgcatttttaattttttattagttttttctttacagttgtCTTTAGAAACCAACTATGTTCTAGAAACAATTATAACCATTTCTTGACATTTCGGACAGTGGAGATTGTGATCTGAAAACGTTTCGATATCTTTCTGTAGCCACTCCCTGTTTTGTTGCTTCATTTTTAGATCATTGGCCTGCTGCTTTGAGGAGCCCATGGTTGTTGAGTATTAAAAAGGTTTGAAGAGTCAAAGAATGTATTATTTGTATAAAGTTCTAATTGGTAGCCATTCTGTTAATTAGTTAAGATCAATAGGCATCATTTCAGGAGTAACAGCTGAAATGCTGTTCATTTCTGTTTCAGACACTCAAGCTTggtattgtttttgtgatgtctggATATGAGAGTAAATGTCTTCTTTGTGTTATATGCATATCTAGTACTACATACAgtccctccctcactcacttTTCACACAGCCAATGGGATCTGGAGCAGGTCTAGATTAATGGATTATTCTAGCCTAGAGAGGATTGAGGCAGGGGAAAGCACATGGTACCCAGTCAGCAGATCTGGAGACACTTCTCATCTCTGCCCATGGGACACTGAAAGAAAGCTGCTCTTACGGGTGAGTGCTGAACAACTCTACATCTCTATAATACAGGTGTCACTGTCATAACACTACTGGTAAATctttgagatgagttgagaTTAAGCTTAGCTCAGAACTTCTTATTGTATGGAAGGGTAATTTTCCTTTAATTCAGTCTTGTTCTAACAAGTTACCTACAGCAAAGTTATGAATAAatcatacatttttacacttGACATCAAGATGTTAATATTAGCGAACAGAATGCTATAACCCATCCAAATGAGGAAATTAATTTCTcctttgcaaatgttttgtaATGACTCTCGCACAAGAATCTGATCATGAAGTAGTAGAAGTCTAGCTTTGTGTTCTGGTCTTCAAATTAGTCACAAAGAAAGTAGATGTCCAGATTCGTTCATTTAAATGCCTTTATTTTTCAAGACATCAAGACATATGAGGTGGGACATTCATTGTGTGGCAGTAAGATGTTAAACACAGAGGTTTTGTGGAGCAAAGCTTTAACAGACAACAACGTGAGGGGCATCCTTTGCTGGCTCAGACACCTCGTTACTCAAGGCAAGAGTAGTCTTATCAGAACTCTTATTGCATGTAGCTGCTCAGATCAAGCAGTGTATGGCAGTAActttgtgtggtgtttgtttAGATACCATAGGACTGTATTGACTGAGTTCTTTTCGACAGATGAATGCAATGTGGAGAAGAGCCTTGCTAGTTTCAGCTGCTGGCTTCAGCGCTCAGTGGAACTGACCCAGACAGAGTTGCTAACTCTCTGTGAGTTCAAATAATCCACAAAACCATTCATGAATAATGTATTATGTAGGTACAGTAGTATGCAAAAGGTTGAGTAACCTTGGCCAAATTACATATTGTTAaatttttgtgaaaaaagtaaacacaacTTCTGCAGCATCATGTAtgaaaaatagcttttttttgcaaatgttaatGTAAGGTAAGTATATATTTGATTaacttaaatataaaaaagtacTTGAggcatttgcaaaagtttggaaatcCTTCCTGTTAGCTTAACTCTCAACTCACAATGACTGGGTAGGCAGGTCAAGACAAATAGTCAGCTTTTGACAGTTTCAGAGGGTAATCGATTCTGACTCCTCAAACCTTGTGCTAACACTCAGCAACCATTGGCTCCTCTAAGTAGTTGGCTGAGGATCTGAAGCTAATTTAGCCTACAAAGGGATGAtgattaaaaaatatgaaatcacTTCAAGTTTGCAATTTCTACTTTCTGAAATGTCATAACATTGGAAGTCAAGGAAATATTAGGAAGACCAGGAAAACTGTTGATTAGAATTACTTATTTGCTAACTGAAAAGCTTTGAGTGGTGGTGCCCCATTCTACTGGGCAGCATTGCTTGCACAAATGTGATCTGCATGAAAGAGTCATCAGAAGAAAATCTTACATTTGATCTCACCAAAAAACATTGTCTAGATGGGCAAgagacattttggaaacaagtgcaGATGAAATAAAGATGGAACTTCTTGGCCACATATGTGTTAGGTTGAAAAAAGTAGCAGCATTTAATGAAAAGAATACTTTGCCAAGCAAGGAAGGGGTGATTATGCTTTGGggttgtgtggcagccagtggAGAAAATGTTACACAGGTAGATGGATTCTAATAGATATCTGCAACTGGTGGAGATGTGACACAgtcaagaaactgaagctgaaaagaggcTCACTACTACAACAGGATAATGATGCAAAGCATGCCTCATAAACCACCATGAAGTACTTCAAGAAATGTAAGCTGCAGCttttgactggccctcacagttTGCTGGCTTAAGTATAATTGAAAATCTGATGGTAGATCTTAAACATGTATGCATGCATTTCAGTACTAGAAGTGTCCTGCAAGGAAGAGTTGATAAAAATCTTAGCTGGcctaaaatttttttttaccaaaatgGGATGTGCTGTTTAGTAGGTTGTCTATATAAAAACTGGGGTGTGTGCAAacatttttgttaatgttttatttttaagggtCACTGTAGAAGTTGTATTtactatttacatttaaaaaaaaaacaacaacaaaatattttatttgtccaTGGGTGCCCAAATTTGCATATAGCTGTATAATTAAGCGATATGAGGGAAGTTTGGAGGTTACCATCATTCTCTGGCTCCAGGTTTTGGCCAATGTGAGAGCCCCTGGATGTTCTTAGACCAGAACTCCTTCACTAAACTCCATCTACTGCTACAAAAACTGAAGAACCTGCTGTCATTGGCATGTTGGGGAAAGACACATGGAATTCCTCTTCATCCTACACACAGTAAGTTTCATTTATCTAACATTCTTTAAAATCAAGTGTTTCTCTCATAGAGCAATTGTTGATGGAGAACACAAAGTGCTCATAATATACAAGACGCAAATGACGTGACTCAAAGTTTTGTGATTGACAACAAAGCATGTCACTATATTCAAGCAACAGTGAATCGCCAATTATAGGTGCCCCACACATATTCAGGTTTCCTTGCATTTTAGTTATGTCTCTTACAAGTTCCAAGAATGCTTCTAAAGCTTTTGTGTATATGATAATGAGCCCTTTTGaattttaaagaacctccacgtaggggtgggcaatatgtcAAAAATATATCACGATTCTTAAATACATCATCACAATACATGATTTGCATCACAACATTTTGACCCACAAACACGTAATGTAATGGTTTGAGAAAGAACCTACGAATGCTATAAAGCATGTGCTGCTGCTATAAGGTCCTATAGTATGTGAAGGATTTTTTAACccttgaaaggttcttcacattcaaaAATCTCTTTCAACCATAGgaacatatttataaagcacacATATAGGCAGATTGTGTCTCAAAATTAAgatatatgaaaatgtatgCTTATGTAGTGATTTATAAAATGTGAATTTGATGTGGAAATAGTGTAGATGAATGCAAGTTTCCAACCTGTTTAAGTAATGGCAGTGCTAGTGTGCTACGGGCATTACAACGCTTGACTAGTGAATGTTGTGTTTTTACAAAACAGTCCTACACTGAGACCTTATCTTAAGAATTACTTTTGAATTAAATTCAAGTATCCTTTATAATGGGTAACCAGAAGTGATTTTTCTATAGcatcacttaaagaaccctttgtgacacttttttgtttggttttcacAGAATGAACATTTGATCATATTACACTCAACAActtttcattgctttttgtACTGCTTTTTTTACTGCATTAAGGCATAGAATGTGCAATACtggattttcttcttttcacagTATAATTTTGATTTGTACTTTACATAttgtaaaacaaaatatcaaaacactTAAATGTGGCTCATACACATGTTTATCTGCACTTGTTGTATCTTTGTTATTTTCTCTGCCTCCACTTTTATCTATCGTAAGCTAATTAGCacgttgttcttgagctgagctgggaaaacagataaaaatgaGCAGTGCATTGTAAGTGGACTATAACTGGACTTTAGCACCAGAAACACCTGAGATATCCTATAAAAATTCTGACTCCCCCATCTCTGCCTCCACTCTCAGGGCACACATGTAGAAGGAATCATGTTTATGGCAATGCCATGGTCACATGGGGATGCTCAAATCTGGATCAGCACACACTCAGACAACACATCCTGCTGGGCAGGCTGGTACAGTGGTGGGGCTTTACTGGACTTCTGCCACAGTACCCAGGTACTGCAGTACACTTTATTTTGTTAGTGGCCAGTACCAACATTACCATTAATGATCTGTTAATTATTTCTGTGTTAGTAATTGTTCATACATCTTACACAACATGAATCAGTGGCAAAGGTTTGTTGTCATGATGGACACTTTGGactaattataataaattaaaaagacaTCTTTTTCATAAATAGGTATTTATCAGACCTTTATAATAAGCAGTTATACAACAGTTGGCTCGGATCTCATAATCTGTTTGAGAGGTCAGAACCAAGTGTTGTATAACTTCTTATTATAAAGATCTAATCTTCTAATCTTTTTTAACCATATCTGTATAATTATGCTGACCAGAGGTTGCTAACTCTTACATTCTCAACAATAGCAAAACCCTTTTGTGGCTGaagagaaccatttaaccatgcaagaAACCATTTTTGTTCTATATACACATTTGTATGTAAaggtttaaatgctgtttataaatgtgttctctgtagataatgttaacttattttctaagcaaaaaaacaagattCTTTACCTAAATATAGCATTTTAGCCaattgtagtgcacaattttaacatattggaaaaaactaaacataaaatttGCCATAACTTCcacacattttatgatttatttatttttcacttatgttacattcagcaaataaacaacaattgtgctttaaaatatgcagaatcATGTTCTGtgcagaggatgtgtacttactTTCTTttagaaagtaaacaaaacatgtaatcttACCACaggcaaacttttgcatacatctgTAACCACTGCCTttgttaaagaacccttgaagaaccatttttcaatCATGTACAACAGTGCTCACTTGAATCTAAAGAGCTGGGTCTACTTTTTGGCAGAATAAATTGACAATATTAAAAGCTCATATTAGAGTGTTATGTCTGGTGTGTTATTCCTTTACTTTGCTATTTACTCTGCAGTACTGTTTtataaagcagtagaacactcagGGTCATGTGATATCGCAAATAACATTAGTATACACTTTAAGTATGTGGGGTTAGGGCTTAGATAAACTGATTTAAACTTGTTGCAGAATATATAATTGGCTTTATTCCTTTTAGATGCCCATGAGCTGAAGCAGATTTCTCAGATGTGGAGTGAGATGGACCGCAACCACAAGAGAGCTTGTCTGGAGCTGCGGTAATAGCCTAGTGCACAGACCAtgttattctttctctttcccactTGCACCTTTGTCTGCTGCCTTCTGTTACATAACTTTTTTGTCTTCACAATTGTAACATAAAGGccttcaaagtttctgcatcataaaaacataaaaaaaaaatctaatgctTATGAAAGACTTATGATATAATGATATTTCTCATTAGATGTGATGCTGAAGATAAATATAGGTGGAGCTCCCTTATCCAGGGTATAGTGGCTCATATAGATAAACAGCATGGGCTGCCATGGATTTCTGAAGACTGTGCTTACCAGACTTACCCACCACCTTCTCTACAAGCTCTCCTGAATCTAATGCTGCTCCCTCATGTAGATATCACTTCTGTCCAAGCCATTGTATCCTGATTTGATTCTCTGGTTGGATGATATAACTATGTTCAGTACTATTATGAAATGTGAACCATAAAATATATTCTTCATTTCCAGTTTTCACTTTACAATTTGTGGAAACTTTAAATTTCCTGTCCAGCTAATGTACTTTGTGCTGGATGTGGCTAGCTTTTTACATTGTAAAGATGGCCTTCTGGAGTCTTTCTGCCACACTTTCAGCATCCCACACAGCTTCTCCCAGCAGATCCTTGGATTCTGGCTCCTTGACCATGGCTTTGTTTCGGTATGATGCTCATGATTatatttcaaattttcaaatgatgttatattaatttgttttattctcTATTGGTAGTCATTGATTAAAACTGAATAACTGAATGCCAATGAGCATAATAATAACCATCCAAAATTCTATATATCagtttttaaattttgaatataACAAGtgtccagcatgactgtgcccctgtgcacaaagcgaggtccGTAAACATATGGCTTGACATGTTTTGTGTGGAGGAAAAAGTGGCCTGCGCATAGTCCTACATATTAATGCACATGGTTTTGGGATGGGCTGTCCACCAAGCTCAAATAATtatgatggtcaggtgtccacatatttttggccatatagtatttggaaaatgtttttatttttccaataaagGTTGTATTAGTCATAATTAAACACTGATTTTCCCACCCCCAACAATgtacatcatgaaaaaaaaaaaaaagaaattatgttTAGTCTCTTTTACTGTAGGATTCAATGCAAGTGCTTTTGAGCCCGAAGGCTAGTTCACCATGGTTGTCATTCCACCATCATGCTGTGTTGAGGACCTTGCTGAGACAAGGAGAGCGACAGGCAGCACTAAAGTACCTTTACTACACAATGCCAGCCATCGAGAACATGCAGGGTGCCAGCCTATTTGTGGACGTGCTGCTACAGAACAAGTACGAGAAAAGTATCAAGTATCAAGTATCATGTTACTCTCTTTACATCTTCTAATGACTCAATGCTGAGTCAACTCACTGTAATAGACAGAAGTGCTACATCTAGTGCTAAAAGCAGAAAGTTTGACTGAGTTGTGGTTAATGTTTTCTCTCTTTGAGTCTTTCAAAGATTTTTCAAAGAGTTTTCCTTTCAGCCGTGTTTCTGAGGCCTGGATGCTGCTCAGACGGGGCCAACCAGGAAATGAGCAGCTGCTCAAGCACTTTATTCATGGATGTGAGAAACTCAGTGGAGAAGCACTGGCAACTGTATGCAAGGTGGACAGTTATGTGTGTTGTGTAACTTTCTTTAGACATCTTTGTTAAATTACTCAGGACACCATGTTTCATATATTAGAGGAGAATCTATGAAATCATGGCACTTTccgtactgtgcaaaagtcagaaactgtccttcatttatttcatttccattcaaaaaggccattaagtacatttttttaacaGGTGATGTTTCTGAGATTATATATATGATAATCCATTTGCataaggggaaagtcaaagggcaattttttttaattactaaaaatgattaaaagaaacACTGATACTCCTAACAAGCTTGCacgacctggtagaccaccaaaactgtcaccaccagataaacagcatttatagctttcatctttgacagaTAGGAGAAAATCACGCTCTGAGTATGaagctgttaagaagctgtgaacgagaaaaggaaatggacaaaaagagcATCAGTTACAAATCAGTAAATAAAGgtgctggtgttttcagtgCACTGGATACTTCAGAGCCCAGAACTCAACATTATTGATTACTTGaattgtgtgagagagagaatgcagccaacttctaagactgaattaaAGACCAAGGCtggacactaaatactgaaataataCTGTAGTTTTGAggcttttgtttaatttctgtgtattctgttaaatacatgctTTCtgatttttgtcctttttgtatattctgttaaatacatgctttctgacttgtacttaatgggagttttgactggaaattaaaagtatgaagggtggtctctgacttttgtgcagtactgtatcATTTTctatttgtaatatttcattttttttcatattgtaGGATATGCTACATCTCCAGGTAACTGAACAACCAGATGCAAGCAAACATGAGAGTGTGAATCAGGAAAATTATGGTCAGTTTATAGAAGATAAGCCAGATGTAAAAGGTGAGTTGCTTTGATTAATGCCAAAACCATCAGGAATAAGGCAACAATAATAATCAAGACAACATATTTTGTTTAAGTTTGCAAATTCTCAaattgtgttttaaaactctTAGGTCAGGCTCCTCATCCACTCTCTGCAGTGCTGTACCAGTGCCTCAAGAAAGACTCTCTCAGTGCTGGAGATGTGATCTCACTTTTTGGAGAAACTGTGACTGCCCTTAAATCTCCACAGAAAGCTAACAGGTCAAAAACATTACATGTATTAGCAAAGGCTAAACAGAGAAACAAGCCTTCTCTCTGaactgctttttctttttagagAGGTAGTAGTGTGGCCAAAGTATCTGGAGGACACAGAGGTGAACAGGAATATTTCTCCACTACATCATGCCTTTTATCATCTATCCCCCTCCTCTACTCCAGTAGAGCTCCATGAAGAATCTCCAATTAAGTCAGAGCAGGAGCTGTTGAAGGATGACTTGTGTGAATTGACACAGGTACACTGTAATGACACTGATCTCCAGGGTACATTTTTGTGGTTCCACAGTctacattcactggccattCCATCAGGTACACCAGGGGTGCCCAGCGTATAATAATGCATAGTGCATTTTCCTTCCATACCATACTAAATATCCAAGTGAAACAGTATTAGGGAAGTAGCTGAGTGTTATTGTTTGATGGTAAGTGGGGTTGTGGGATTTGGGAGGtggaaattatgaaaaaattgGCTGAATTCCTGTTTAATATGACCAAGACAGGAATCACCAAGATGAATAAGGACACTTTTGATGTCAGGTTGACTTTTAACTACCCAGATCActaggaccaggattgagcgcCCTGCTGCTACGCAATTTATCAGCCATCTCTTCCTCCTCTATCAATGCAAAGTACTATAGCTGgatcactgctgaccagatattaatTTGGTGGTTGACCATTCTCCACACAGCAGTGATACCAAACAtgaatatccagtcaacagtggctctgtggtcagaaactgaccactgaacaaGGGTTAGATGATGCAAGTTGTTCATGGAAGCAAACTAACTATAATATCTAACTGTACACAGAGTAGGTTTGTCTAATACAGCGGCCATGTTGAGCACTTGAATCGTACATTTCTAGACCACagcatcaatccatccatctatcaCTGCTTTTTTCAGGAGGTGTGTGCGTTTCCCTCATCGGCCTCTTCTGGCTCTACATCTCCAGACAGCATGACATCTAAATGCTCATTTACTTCTGCCCCCTCTTCACCACCTGCTGTCAGAAGTGAAGCCTCATCTAGATGTGGAAGCATCCTGCCATTGCAAAACCCCTTTGCTATGCCTAGAGATGAGGACTGTGAGGTGCTGGATGATAGTCAGATGCCCCCTGAGGTTCTGACCCCCTGCTGTGCTGACCTCACTCTGACCCCCTGCTGCCCAGACCTCACTCTGACTGTAGATGGGGCCACAGAGGCATTGTCTTTCAAAAGCCTGAGGAGAGGAAGTGCAATAGAACTGGACAGCTATGAGTGTAagttctgttttattgtttgtgcTGCCTAAGTCATCTCCTTTGGCATTACTTTTGGGTTTATAATAGTACTAGatatttttattacacacagttgTCACAAACCTTTCTACACTGTATATTAGCTTTATGTTTGTAATTCAGCAGGTGTGGAGGAAATCTTGACATGTAATGATCCAGCAAACACCTCAGACATCACCGAGAGTCCAGTGGCAGAAATTATGCAGACACAGAAAAGGTGGTATatcatttgtttaaatattgacttaatattggcttgttttgttgaaatattgacttaaaCAATAATTATAGCTTTCTTGAAATGACTAAATATTGCAAATTGATGCcttattttttcaaaagtttgaCTTAGtacctcaaaataatgacttagtttttaaaattttgagcCTAGATGTCTAAATAATGAGTTAGTAATtaaagatactaagtcattatttcaacatgttCTCAACATACCAATGTGATGTTTTCAGAAAGGTTGatatttagagaaaataagtcattattctgatATAGTAATGTAATAATTTGAACGggaaagtcattatttcaacagAATATGTTGTACAAGATCTAAGTCATTGTTTTTGCTTAGTAAGTTATTGCGAGATATGCCATAATTTATACACAGCAAATCAATTcattaagaaaataagtcaatgTTAAGATATACGTAGCCAAAAATTTGACCCAGATTTTTTCTGACGGGTGAAAGTGGGCTAATCAgtcaatcacatggctgcaactaaatgcatttaggcatgtagaggtggtcaagacaacttgctgaagtgcaaaccgagcatcagaacggggaagaaaggtggtttaagtgactttgaatgtgacatggttgttggtgccagatgggctggtctgagtatttcagaaactgctgatctactgggattttcacgcacaaccatctctagggtttacagagaatggtccgaaaaaaaatatccagtgagcggcaggtgtgtggacgaaaatgccttgttgatgtgagaggtcagaggagaatgggcagactggttccagatgatagaaaggcaacagtaactcaaataaccaaccaaaatctctgaggaatgtttccaacaccttggtgaaagtatgccacgaagaattaaggcagttctgaaggcaaaaggaggtccaaccttttactagctacCTAATAATGTGGCCGATGAGTGTATGCTTTTAGCTggtaaacagtttttaaaattattaaactTTGAACATTATCTCAATAACTGTCAGTATTGTCAGTATCATCCAGCTATTGTATAGGTTGTAGAGTAATAGATAATAATTATCTGTAAATAATAAGGTTACGTACTGATTTGGTTCACTGTTTTAGGTCCAAGAGCAAGTTTAACCTCCCTCCTCAGTGCTACAGCAATGAGGACAACCAAGCAGTGTCTTCCACCGCTGAGGTCCCTGTGGACAGTCACAATTTCTTAACACCTGATTATGGTAAGACAGGGGATGGACCCACTGTCTAAcaatatgataaaaataaaatgtctaatgATATTAGTCTGATTTAAGGTATGTAATTTGTTACCTGATGGAACTTGATAGTTTCACTTTGTACCCACAGAGAAACTCGTCTATGATAAAGTGGTCTCAGAGGACATCATTAAGGCAGAAAATTTGATTGAAGAGTTAAGTGTTTTACCTTCTGAGCAGAGTGTTGTTGATTGCCAGGACTCTGTATCCACTGAAACAGCAGAATCCAACAGCTTTTTGGAACTCAAGCCTTTAAGGGTAAGTGACATCTGCCAGTGTGCTTAAGGCCTTAAAGGGGATGtttggtaaaaaaaatcaagtttgcGTCTTCAGCTCTTTACCTTCATTTTGATAAACTTACATTGCACAGATTGCCATTGTGTACACCTGGTCAAActtttaagtaatctcaaatagacttgcttatgtggtttctgccACTGTATTATACAGTATAGTACAAAACTGGACAAAGGGACAGACAACATTCAGGCTTTTTGTTGGctgttattgctgtttttagctatgcaattaagtctgtttgagattatttaacaattTGAGGCAAATGATTGATTTTTGAGGTATGTAGCTAGCAATATTGgcgtataagcttccattatttgttagctatgttagtCTCATTGCTccagtacaaaataaaataagctgaCCTGGGACACAAAACACGTTCAGTGTCAGTGGGAAATcataatgcatttttcttttgctaTGCAGTGTATTTATGAGTGCAACATGAAAATACACTGCAtagatttcaggttgactttaaccCCTTAAGGGGCCCGGCCTCCATGGCGAgtccaaagttttactacacgcttcaataacctaagaataactatGTCAGTCATTGTACTCCATGTAGTatctaaataataagccttagtatgtaataagcctacATATAAGGGACTACATTTGTAACACCTGTATGAGCCTTTATGTTTCACCTTTGTCTTTGTCCTTATTATGGTTAGAGAGCCTTGTCGCTCCACCTAGACGAGGTGCGCTTGGAGGTCTTCCGGTGCGATTCCCAGGATGCAGTGGACCAACCAGAGATCCTGACCTCTTGTGCCCTTTCTGAAACCATGCAGGACCTCGTGGAGCAAATCCACGAGTGGGACATCTCAGTGAAGAAAGGAGAACAAAGTCAACCTACTTCATTAGCTTCTCTCCAAAGCTCCATCCTGGAGATGGACTTTAACCCAAagaggcatgtctcccggacCCATCAGCTCCAGATTCCCCTTGGAACATCTCTATCACCTCGCACCAGCCCCACCCTCAGCCCCCAGCTGAGCCTCCCTGATCAGGCCAAAGACAAATCCCCCAGTGAAGGCAAGACTGCAGCTGCCAAGGAGGCGGTGTGTTTCCGGACCACGTCAGACCGAGTGGGCCACTGCAAG is drawn from Pygocentrus nattereri isolate fPygNat1 chromosome 10, fPygNat1.pri, whole genome shotgun sequence and contains these coding sequences:
- the LOC108428637 gene encoding uncharacterized protein LOC108428637 isoform X1 gives rise to the protein MYFVLDVASFLHCKDGLLESFCHTFSIPHSFSQQILGFWLLDHGFVSDSMQVLLSPKASSPWLSFHHHAVLRTLLRQGERQAALKYLYYTMPAIENMQGASLFVDVLLQNNRVSEAWMLLRRGQPGNEQLLKHFIHGCEKLSGEALATVCKVDSYDMLHLQVTEQPDASKHESVNQENYGQFIEDKPDVKGQAPHPLSAVLYQCLKKDSLSAGDVISLFGETVTALKSPQKANREVVVWPKYLEDTEVNRNISPLHHAFYHLSPSSTPVELHEESPIKSEQELLKDDLCELTQEVCAFPSSASSGSTSPDSMTSKCSFTSAPSSPPAVRSEASSRCGSILPLQNPFAMPRDEDCEVLDDSQMPPEVLTPCCADLTLTPCCPDLTLTVDGATEALSFKSLRRGSAIELDSYESGVEEILTCNDPANTSDITESPVAEIMQTQKRSKSKFNLPPQCYSNEDNQAVSSTAEVPVDSHNFLTPDYEKLVYDKVVSEDIIKAENLIEELSVLPSEQSVVDCQDSVSTETAESNSFLELKPLRRALSLHLDEVRLEVFRCDSQDAVDQPEILTSCALSETMQDLVEQIHEWDISVKKGEQSQPTSLASLQSSILEMDFNPKRHVSRTHQLQIPLGTSLSPRTSPTLSPQLSLPDQAKDKSPSEGKTAAAKEAVCFRTTSDRVGHCKLGSWWKQALETRRASTGLLPAIEQVPAVAKGRSQGTASFLEPSTKPKGSRKEVKEVVQEETCRRESGKMASHPAEQGSTSHRGQRGKRGKRFKQA
- the LOC108428637 gene encoding uncharacterized protein LOC108428637 isoform X2; its protein translation is MYFVLDVASFLHCKDGLLESFCHTFSIPHSFSQQILGFWLLDHGFVSDSMQVLLSPKASSPWLSFHHHAVLRTLLRQGERQAALKYLYYTMPAIENMQGASLFVDVLLQNNRVSEAWMLLRRGQPGNEQLLKHFIHGCEKLSGEALATVCKVDSYDMLHLQVTEQPDASKHESVNQENYGQFIEDKPDVKGQAPHPLSAVLYQCLKKDSLSAGDVISLFGETVTALKSPQKANREVVVWPKYLEDTEVNRNISPLHHAFYHLSPSSTPVELHEESPIKSEQELLKDDLCELTQEVCAFPSSASSGSTSPDSMTSKCSFTSAPSSPPAVRSEASSRCGSILPLQNPFAMPRDEDCEVLDDSQMPPEVLTPCCADLTLTPCCPDLTLTVDGATEALSFKSLRRGSAIELDSYECVEEILTCNDPANTSDITESPVAEIMQTQKRSKSKFNLPPQCYSNEDNQAVSSTAEVPVDSHNFLTPDYEKLVYDKVVSEDIIKAENLIEELSVLPSEQSVVDCQDSVSTETAESNSFLELKPLRRALSLHLDEVRLEVFRCDSQDAVDQPEILTSCALSETMQDLVEQIHEWDISVKKGEQSQPTSLASLQSSILEMDFNPKRHVSRTHQLQIPLGTSLSPRTSPTLSPQLSLPDQAKDKSPSEGKTAAAKEAVCFRTTSDRVGHCKLGSWWKQALETRRASTGLLPAIEQVPAVAKGRSQGTASFLEPSTKPKGSRKEVKEVVQEETCRRESGKMASHPAEQGSTSHRGQRGKRGKRFKQA